One segment of Pseudobythopirellula maris DNA contains the following:
- a CDS encoding winged helix-turn-helix transcriptional regulator encodes MADPDVNEVFEKCLGCRYMVGILRHIQAGVNRPGQLERAVDGLTAKVLSERLRRLVEFRVVEKQSYAETPPRVEYHLTPFGARLLEIVEEVERLQKEATRA; translated from the coding sequence ATGGCGGATCCGGACGTCAACGAGGTCTTCGAGAAATGCCTCGGCTGCCGTTACATGGTCGGCATCCTGCGCCACATCCAGGCGGGCGTGAACCGACCGGGACAACTGGAGCGCGCCGTCGACGGGCTCACCGCCAAGGTGCTCTCGGAGCGGCTGCGCCGCTTGGTGGAGTTCCGTGTCGTCGAGAAGCAGAGCTACGCCGAAACCCCGCCGCGGGTCGAATACCACCTCACCCCGTTCGGCGCACGGCTGCTGGAGATCGTCGAAGAAGTCGAACGGCTGCAGAAAGAAGCAACCCGCGCCTAG
- a CDS encoding GNAT family N-acetyltransferase, with translation MLIRPATPDDQDSLRRLYLAAFPEAERETVAELAVSLLTTTPETLSLVAEQKGDNGEAGVVGHVALSPVTEAGQPDAVGYLLAPLAVWPDQQKRGVGSRLVEEGVERLRAEGAPLLLVYGDPNYYGRFGFTADAADRYRPPYPLQYPFGWQALALRDRPTPETPLDLGCVAPLCDPRLW, from the coding sequence ATGCTCATCCGCCCAGCCACGCCCGACGACCAAGACTCCCTCCGCCGCCTCTACCTCGCCGCCTTCCCCGAGGCGGAGCGTGAGACGGTCGCCGAACTCGCGGTCAGTCTGCTGACAACGACTCCCGAGACGCTCTCGCTCGTCGCCGAGCAGAAGGGCGACAACGGCGAGGCGGGCGTCGTTGGCCACGTCGCGCTGAGCCCTGTCACGGAGGCCGGCCAGCCAGACGCCGTCGGCTACCTCCTGGCGCCGCTCGCCGTGTGGCCCGATCAGCAGAAACGCGGCGTCGGCTCGCGGCTGGTCGAGGAGGGCGTCGAACGGTTGCGGGCCGAGGGCGCCCCGCTGCTGCTGGTCTACGGCGACCCCAACTACTACGGCCGGTTCGGCTTCACGGCAGACGCCGCCGACCGCTACCGGCCCCCCTACCCGCTCCAATACCCCTTCGGCTGGCAAGCCCTCGCACTGCGAGATCGCCCAACGCCCGAGACGCCGCTCGACCTCGGCTGCGTCGCCCCGCTGTGCGACCCGCGGCTCTGGTAG